Proteins from one Thermococcus sp. M36 genomic window:
- a CDS encoding MazG nucleotide pyrophosphohydrolase domain-containing protein — MEIGEFQKLIHDIYFHKDSKRGVDKTFLWFVEEVGELSEAIRKNDRKAMEEEFADVLAWLASLANLLGIDIEEAAKKKYPGVCPYCGNNPCTCEEKF, encoded by the coding sequence ATGGAGATCGGGGAATTTCAGAAGCTTATCCACGACATTTACTTCCACAAGGACTCGAAGCGCGGGGTTGATAAGACCTTTCTCTGGTTCGTCGAAGAAGTTGGAGAGCTGAGCGAGGCGATAAGGAAGAACGACAGGAAAGCGATGGAGGAGGAGTTTGCAGATGTTCTGGCGTGGCTCGCGAGTTTGGCGAACCTCCTCGGGATAGACATCGAGGAAGCAGCAAAGAAGAAGTACCCCGGCGTCTGTCCCTACTGCGGCAACAACCCGTGCACATGCGAGGAGAAGTTTTGA
- a CDS encoding TldD/PmbA family protein produces MHELVEFAVEKALELGASYAEARFEEKNGTSLAMKNGNPEGLEILADRGMGIRVLADGGMGFASTNVLTKESVAEAVKKAVKLAKAASRVRNEPIVFSDEDFHEVYYEVKMRKDFRDVSPEEKMELLRKVEEEVKATGVNVPMRYLGYSDQVWHKIIANSDGAFIESIIPRVSVTYNLVVFENGQMEQAPFVQRAFSGGLELIEKDEPWSWAVKDVQALKKLIYEGKKPPEGKVDLVISPEVAGIAVHESVGHPYEADRIFGREAAQAGESFVKPDMLGERIGSEAVTVIEDPTIPNSWGFYLYDDEGVKARPRYLIRNGIITEFLMNREYAAKLGQRSNAAARAINYNREPIVRMANTYLAPGDYSFEELIEDIKLGVYMVSFNEWNIDDRRYQQRYIGREAYLIENGEIKHPVRRPILEITTKALWSSVDAVGKEIEMFPGTCGKGEPGQGVPVWMGGAHARLRDIPLRRP; encoded by the coding sequence ATGCATGAACTCGTAGAGTTCGCCGTTGAGAAGGCCCTCGAACTGGGGGCGAGCTACGCGGAGGCGCGCTTCGAGGAGAAGAACGGCACTTCTTTGGCAATGAAAAACGGAAATCCCGAGGGGCTGGAGATTCTGGCCGACAGGGGCATGGGAATAAGAGTCCTCGCCGATGGGGGCATGGGCTTCGCTTCAACCAACGTCCTCACTAAAGAGAGCGTCGCCGAGGCGGTCAAAAAGGCGGTTAAGCTCGCAAAGGCGGCCTCCAGGGTGAGGAACGAGCCGATAGTTTTCAGCGATGAGGACTTCCATGAGGTCTACTACGAGGTCAAGATGAGGAAGGACTTCCGCGATGTTTCGCCGGAGGAGAAGATGGAGCTCCTCAGGAAGGTCGAGGAGGAGGTAAAGGCAACCGGGGTAAACGTGCCGATGCGCTATCTCGGCTATTCCGATCAGGTGTGGCACAAGATAATAGCCAACAGCGACGGGGCCTTTATCGAGAGCATCATTCCTAGGGTCTCGGTGACCTACAACCTCGTCGTTTTCGAGAACGGCCAGATGGAGCAGGCACCCTTCGTCCAGAGGGCTTTCTCCGGCGGCTTGGAGCTCATCGAGAAGGACGAGCCGTGGAGCTGGGCGGTGAAGGACGTCCAGGCCCTCAAGAAGCTGATCTACGAGGGCAAAAAGCCGCCTGAAGGCAAGGTTGACCTGGTCATAAGCCCCGAAGTGGCCGGAATAGCCGTCCACGAGAGTGTCGGGCATCCATACGAGGCCGACAGGATATTCGGAAGGGAGGCCGCTCAAGCAGGAGAGAGCTTCGTCAAGCCGGACATGCTCGGCGAGAGGATCGGAAGTGAGGCCGTTACCGTCATCGAAGACCCGACTATACCGAACAGCTGGGGCTTCTACCTCTACGACGATGAAGGAGTAAAGGCCCGCCCGAGGTACCTTATAAGGAACGGAATCATCACCGAGTTCCTCATGAACAGAGAATATGCCGCAAAGCTCGGACAGCGCTCCAACGCCGCGGCCAGAGCCATCAACTACAACCGCGAGCCCATAGTGAGGATGGCCAACACCTACCTCGCGCCCGGTGACTACTCCTTCGAGGAGCTCATCGAGGACATCAAGCTCGGCGTCTACATGGTGAGCTTCAACGAGTGGAACATCGACGACCGCAGGTATCAGCAGAGATACATTGGCAGGGAAGCCTACCTCATCGAGAACGGCGAGATAAAGCACCCTGTCAGGAGGCCGATACTCGAGATAACCACGAAGGCGCTCTGGAGCAGCGTCGATGCCGTTGGCAAAGAGATCGAGATGTTCCCGGGAACCTGTGGTAAAGGCGAGCCCGGGCAGGGCGTGCCGGTCTGGATGGGCGGAGCGCACGCGAGGCTTAGGGACATACCGCTGAGGAGGCCGTGA
- a CDS encoding MFS transporter — MELKQGRVAMDYVKRFYLAGFLYLALYTGFYQVYLQSLGLSKGQIGLLMGTMLFLVAFLEVPTGIVADKVSKKTSVLMARTLSLLFLLLLYSAGSFADLLLATLISALSTAFATGAETGWLYELLKEDGRAHEYPKAYGRLRAFETVGGFAGTLVGGVLADVYGMRLPIILSAPFILTSLLILATIPRDTARSGLSYGRHLLESLRFVWNSRDVRWLFIYANIMGLSLTLFTAFMQLYFYGFLASVLAVSWIMALYMAINSASWYFDAGDGTRKRIYSYAGIIIPLLSFLAGLNGWLGFATLVLGTFIFSQAFKEWQGRFQSAIPDEKRATVGSLYSLTAAVANGVLNLVLGQLFDYVGIMRGILLVSALFLGLGILAFIKNAKDLQQSSGHA, encoded by the coding sequence GTGGAGCTAAAACAAGGGAGGGTTGCAATGGACTACGTTAAGCGCTTCTACCTCGCCGGGTTCCTTTACCTGGCCCTCTATACGGGCTTCTATCAGGTCTACCTCCAGAGTTTGGGTCTGTCCAAGGGGCAGATTGGCCTGCTGATGGGAACCATGCTTTTTCTTGTGGCTTTCCTCGAAGTTCCGACCGGAATCGTGGCGGACAAGGTTTCGAAGAAGACAAGCGTCCTGATGGCGAGGACTCTTTCCCTTCTGTTTCTCCTCTTGCTCTACTCGGCCGGTTCTTTCGCCGACCTTCTTCTCGCTACCCTCATAAGCGCGCTTTCAACGGCCTTTGCCACAGGTGCCGAGACCGGCTGGCTCTATGAGCTGCTGAAAGAGGATGGAAGGGCACATGAGTATCCAAAGGCCTACGGTAGATTAAGGGCTTTTGAGACAGTTGGGGGTTTTGCTGGAACCCTTGTGGGAGGAGTCCTGGCAGACGTGTATGGCATGAGGCTGCCCATAATCCTGAGTGCGCCATTTATACTGACCTCACTCCTAATTCTCGCAACGATCCCCAGAGACACTGCGAGAAGTGGCCTTTCGTACGGTCGTCACCTGCTTGAGAGCCTGAGGTTCGTCTGGAACTCCCGGGATGTCCGGTGGCTTTTTATCTACGCGAACATCATGGGCCTATCTCTGACCCTTTTCACCGCCTTTATGCAGCTCTACTTCTACGGGTTCCTAGCGTCGGTTCTGGCGGTTTCATGGATTATGGCACTTTACATGGCCATTAACAGTGCCTCGTGGTATTTTGACGCAGGTGATGGCACAAGAAAACGAATCTACTCCTATGCGGGAATCATCATTCCTCTGCTGTCGTTTCTCGCCGGGCTGAACGGCTGGCTGGGATTTGCCACGCTGGTTCTCGGAACTTTTATATTCTCACAGGCGTTTAAGGAGTGGCAGGGAAGGTTTCAGAGTGCCATCCCTGATGAGAAGAGGGCTACCGTTGGTTCCCTCTATTCCCTCACGGCCGCGGTTGCCAACGGGGTTCTCAACCTTGTTCTTGGCCAGCTCTTTGATTATGTCGGGATAATGAGGGGAATCCTTCTCGTGTCGGCATTATTTTTGGGACTGGGAATTCTAGCTTTTATAAAGAATGCAAAGGATTTACAGCAGTCTTCAGGACATGCTTGA
- a CDS encoding TldD/PmbA family protein — protein MFDVNEFILKKAKELGFGDVVVLGYETNRRQVRFANNEITVAKNWHERKVELFVELEKRVAGTTITELSEENIERTLKTLLSNMKGMAPKEDYYGIAEGPFEYRDIPETFDKAIVELDEPNEYVERAINAALEEGAKRVAGVLYTDHNRLYLTTSNGVEAFDEGTGIEISVRAFIGDLESGHGTNSVRVLKKFDPESAGRKAGEIAKLAQNPEQGPEGKFDVIFDPLAFANLLSYMSFMTSAYAAEAGFSFLVNKLGQKVASEIVTIKDVGNMPNGYGTRKFDDEGVPTRETTIIEGGTFKTFLLNTSMARKYRAETTGNAGLIMPHAWNILLEPGDYTKEELFSEVKKGIYITNVWYTRFQNYVAGDFSTIPRDGIFLVENGELKPIRNIRVSDNFQRILEGIKALGKESYHIHWWEVRTPVSTPYVLVKDVGITRATK, from the coding sequence ATGTTCGACGTTAATGAGTTCATCCTTAAGAAGGCCAAAGAGCTCGGCTTCGGCGACGTCGTGGTCTTGGGTTATGAAACCAACCGCAGGCAAGTTCGCTTCGCCAACAACGAGATAACCGTCGCCAAGAACTGGCACGAGAGGAAGGTCGAGCTCTTCGTGGAGCTGGAGAAGAGGGTAGCTGGTACAACTATAACCGAGCTGAGCGAGGAGAACATCGAGAGGACTTTGAAGACTCTCCTGAGCAACATGAAGGGAATGGCGCCGAAGGAGGACTACTACGGCATCGCTGAAGGGCCGTTCGAGTACAGAGATATTCCGGAGACCTTTGATAAGGCGATAGTCGAGCTCGACGAGCCAAACGAGTACGTTGAGAGGGCAATCAATGCGGCACTTGAGGAGGGAGCTAAGAGGGTGGCGGGCGTTCTCTACACAGACCACAACAGGCTCTACCTCACCACGAGCAACGGCGTCGAGGCCTTTGACGAGGGAACGGGAATAGAGATAAGCGTTAGAGCCTTCATCGGCGACCTAGAGAGCGGACACGGAACGAATTCGGTGAGGGTTCTCAAGAAGTTCGATCCAGAGTCAGCCGGCAGGAAGGCCGGTGAGATTGCAAAGCTCGCCCAGAACCCGGAGCAGGGGCCGGAAGGAAAGTTCGACGTCATATTTGACCCCTTAGCCTTCGCCAATCTGCTGAGCTACATGAGCTTCATGACCTCAGCCTACGCTGCTGAAGCTGGCTTCTCCTTCCTAGTTAACAAGCTTGGCCAGAAGGTGGCGAGCGAGATAGTGACCATCAAGGACGTCGGCAACATGCCGAACGGTTATGGCACGAGGAAGTTCGATGACGAGGGCGTCCCCACGAGGGAAACGACCATCATCGAGGGCGGAACCTTCAAGACCTTCCTCCTCAACACCAGCATGGCGAGGAAGTACAGGGCAGAAACCACCGGCAATGCCGGCCTGATAATGCCGCATGCCTGGAACATCCTGCTTGAGCCCGGCGACTACACCAAGGAGGAGCTCTTCAGCGAGGTCAAGAAGGGCATATACATCACCAACGTCTGGTACACCCGCTTCCAGAACTACGTCGCTGGCGACTTCTCCACGATACCGCGCGACGGAATATTCCTCGTGGAGAACGGAGAGCTTAAGCCGATAAGGAACATCCGCGTGAGCGACAACTTCCAGAGGATTCTTGAGGGAATCAAGGCCCTCGG